CTTTCTTAAAAGGTTAAGACACTAAGTCTCCTTCACTTAGATATAAGTGTTGTTCACTATATAAAGATGAGGAACGCAGTATGAAAGCATTGTTGATAGCATCTCTATGTACGGTAGCGTTATTCGGGTGTTCTAAATCCGCAGCGCCTGATGGTGCAGTATCGGACGATCAATTCGTGACTTATCAATGTGAGTCTGACGCTTCATTTAAGGTCGCTTACCTTGGTAATGAAAAAGCGGTATTACGTTTGCCAGAGAATGAATATCGCCTAACTCAAATATCGGCAGGTTCAGGAACGAAGTACATCTTAGATGATGGAACCTCTGAACTGATCAATAGCGTCACTTTACGCACTAAAGGTGACAACGCGCGTCTAGAACTTGGTCGTGTCGTCTATAAAAATTGCCGAAAGTAAGTCATAGTTAACTTCTAGGATTTACAAACAGTTAAGTGAGGGGGTATGCCCTCACTTTTTCTTCTCTTCCCTTTAACGTTAGACTTTTTATGAGCAAAAAACTCACTATTCTCGATATTGCTAAGCTGTCCGGTGTTGGTAAGTCAACCGTATCTCGCGTTCTGACCAATGATCCAAAAGTGAAACCTGAAACCCGAGAAAGGGTGGAAAGAGTAATTCAAGAATCTGGGTACACGCCTTCAAAGTCTGCGCAGTCGATGCGTGGTGGCAGTCAAAAAGTCATCGGTGTCATCATTTCTCGTCTGGATTCCCCTTCTGAAAACAAAGCAGTTAGCACTATGTTGGCTGAGTTGTATCGAGCGGATTACGATGTCGTGATCATGGAAAGCCAGCTAGATAGAGAAAAAGCCAATGAGCACCTTCAGGTTCTCAAGCGCCGCAATGTAGACGGCATAATCGTGTTTGGTTTTACTGATTGCGATATTCCTGCGATTGAAGCTTGGGAACACAAAGCGGTGGTTATTGCTCTGGATACCGAGAACGTGACGTCGATTAACTATGATAACCAACAGGTGATCAATAGTGCGTTAGCGCATCTGTCGGATCAGGGGATCTCTGAGGTTGGCTTCATCGGGGTTGATCCTAGCGACAAATCAACCGGTGAACTGCGTCTTAAGGCTTATCTCGATTGGTGTGAAAACACAGGTTCGGTGGCAAACTATCGCACTGGTCAACTTCATCACGAAAGTGCTTATCAGCTGGTGGATGAGGTACTAACACCTAACACCCAAGCTATAGTCTGTGCTAGTGACACATTGGCTCTCGGTGTGATCAAGCGTCTGCAAGAGCGACAACGTGAAGATGTGGTGGTGACTGGTGTCGGTGGCAATGATCTTCTCTCTTTCTTATTCCCACGAGTATTTAGCATTGATCCTGGTTACCAATCTGCAGGTAAACTGGCTGCTAATCTATTGATCTCTCAGCT
This region of Vibrio sp. BS-M-Sm-2 genomic DNA includes:
- a CDS encoding MliC family protein; the encoded protein is MKALLIASLCTVALFGCSKSAAPDGAVSDDQFVTYQCESDASFKVAYLGNEKAVLRLPENEYRLTQISAGSGTKYILDDGTSELINSVTLRTKGDNARLELGRVVYKNCRK
- the treR gene encoding trehalose operon repressor TreR: MSKKLTILDIAKLSGVGKSTVSRVLTNDPKVKPETRERVERVIQESGYTPSKSAQSMRGGSQKVIGVIISRLDSPSENKAVSTMLAELYRADYDVVIMESQLDREKANEHLQVLKRRNVDGIIVFGFTDCDIPAIEAWEHKAVVIALDTENVTSINYDNQQVINSALAHLSDQGISEVGFIGVDPSDKSTGELRLKAYLDWCENTGSVANYRTGQLHHESAYQLVDEVLTPNTQAIVCASDTLALGVIKRLQERQREDVVVTGVGGNDLLSFLFPRVFSIDPGYQSAGKLAANLLISQLLGNSEISHHTQSPIL